A single genomic interval of Pseudorca crassidens isolate mPseCra1 chromosome 19, mPseCra1.hap1, whole genome shotgun sequence harbors:
- the ATXN7L3 gene encoding ataxin-7-like protein 3 isoform X3, whose product MKMEEMSLSGLDNSKLEAIAQEIYADLVEDSCLGFCFEVHRAVKCGYFFLDDTDPDSMKDFEIVDQPGLDIFGQVFNQWKSKECVCPNCSRSIAASRFAPHLEKCLGMGRNSSRIANRRIANSNNMNKSESDQEDNDDINDNDWSYGSEKKAKKRKSDKNPNSPRRSKSLKHKNGFSVCTSASNTLPLLFSSSGELSNSDPFKYNNSTGISYETLGPEELRSLLTTLIFLFQQCGVISEHTKKMCTRSLRCPQHTDEQRRAVRIYFLGPSAVLPEVESSLDNDSFDMTDSQALISRLQWDGSSDLSPSDSGSSKTSENQGWGLGTNSSESRKTKKKKSHLSLVGTASGLGSNKKKKPKPPAPPTPSIYDDIN is encoded by the exons gaaATGTCTTTGTCTGGCCTGGATAACAGCAAACTAGAG GCCATCGCTCAGGAGATATACGCGGACCTGGTCGAGGATTCTTGTTTGGGATTCTGCTTTGAGGTACACCGGGCTGTCAAGTGTGGCTATTTCTTCCTGGACGACACGGACCCTGATAGCATGAAGGATTTTG agaTCGTGGACCAGCCGGGGTTGGACATCTTTGGACAGGTTTTCAACCAGTGGAAGAGCAAGGAGTGTGTTTGCCCCAATTGCAGCCGCAGCATTGCCGCCTCCCGTTTTGCTCCCCATCTGGAGAAGTGCCTGGGAATGGGTCGGAACAGCAGTCGAATCGCCAACCGCCG GATTGCCAATAGCAACAACATGAACAAGTCTGAGAGTGACCAAGAGGATAACGATGACATCAATGACAACGACTGGTCCTATGGCTCAGAGAAGAAAG CCAAGAAGAGGAAATCAGACAAG AACCCCAATTCCCCTCGAAGATCCAAgtctttaaaacacaaaaatg GGTTCTCTGTCTGTACCTCTGCATCAAACACCcttccccttcttttttcttcttcaggggAACTTAGCAATTCGGATCCTTTTAAG TATAACAACTCAACTGGGATCAGCTACGAGACCCTGGGGCCGGAGGAGCTGCGTAGCCTGCTCACCACG CTTATATTCCTCTTCCAGCAATGTGGGGTGATTTCTGAACACACCAAGAAGATGTGCACAAG GTCCCTGCGCTGCCCCCAGCACACGGATGAGCAGCGGCGAGCCGTGCGGATTTATTTCCTTGGACCCTCGGC CGTCCTTCCAGAGGTCGAGAGTTCCCTGGATAATGACAGCTTTGACATGACTGACAGCCAGGCCCTGATCAGCCGGCTTCAGTGGGATGGCTCCTCCGATCTCTCACCCTCTGATTCAGGTTCCTCCAAGACGAGTGAGAATCAGGGATGGGGTCTAG GTACCAACAGCTCCGAGTCACggaaaaccaagaaaaagaaatcccatcTGAGCCTGGTAGGGACTGCCTCTGGCCTGGGCTCcaacaagaagaaaaagccaAAGCCTCCGGCACCCCCGACGCCCAGCATCTACGATGACATCAACTGA
- the ATXN7L3 gene encoding ataxin-7-like protein 3 isoform X2 has product MKMEEMSLSGLDNSKLEAIAQEIYADLVEDSCLGFCFEVHRAVKCGYFFLDDTDPDSMKDFEIVDQPGLDIFGQVFNQWKSKECVCPNCSRSIAASRFAPHLEKCLGMGRNSSRIANRRIANSNNMNKSESDQEDNDDINDNDWSYGSEKKAKKRKSDKLWYLPFQNPNSPRRSKSLKHKNGFSVCTSASNTLPLLFSSSGELSNSDPFKYNNSTGISYETLGPEELRSLLTTQCGVISEHTKKMCTRSLRCPQHTDEQRRAVRIYFLGPSAVLPEVESSLDNDSFDMTDSQALISRLQWDGSSDLSPSDSGSSKTSENQGWGLGTNSSESRKTKKKKSHLSLVGTASGLGSNKKKKPKPPAPPTPSIYDDIN; this is encoded by the exons gaaATGTCTTTGTCTGGCCTGGATAACAGCAAACTAGAG GCCATCGCTCAGGAGATATACGCGGACCTGGTCGAGGATTCTTGTTTGGGATTCTGCTTTGAGGTACACCGGGCTGTCAAGTGTGGCTATTTCTTCCTGGACGACACGGACCCTGATAGCATGAAGGATTTTG agaTCGTGGACCAGCCGGGGTTGGACATCTTTGGACAGGTTTTCAACCAGTGGAAGAGCAAGGAGTGTGTTTGCCCCAATTGCAGCCGCAGCATTGCCGCCTCCCGTTTTGCTCCCCATCTGGAGAAGTGCCTGGGAATGGGTCGGAACAGCAGTCGAATCGCCAACCGCCG GATTGCCAATAGCAACAACATGAACAAGTCTGAGAGTGACCAAGAGGATAACGATGACATCAATGACAACGACTGGTCCTATGGCTCAGAGAAGAAAG CCAAGAAGAGGAAATCAGACAAG CTATGGTATCTCCCATTCCAGAACCCCAATTCCCCTCGAAGATCCAAgtctttaaaacacaaaaatg GGTTCTCTGTCTGTACCTCTGCATCAAACACCcttccccttcttttttcttcttcaggggAACTTAGCAATTCGGATCCTTTTAAG TATAACAACTCAACTGGGATCAGCTACGAGACCCTGGGGCCGGAGGAGCTGCGTAGCCTGCTCACCACG CAATGTGGGGTGATTTCTGAACACACCAAGAAGATGTGCACAAG GTCCCTGCGCTGCCCCCAGCACACGGATGAGCAGCGGCGAGCCGTGCGGATTTATTTCCTTGGACCCTCGGC CGTCCTTCCAGAGGTCGAGAGTTCCCTGGATAATGACAGCTTTGACATGACTGACAGCCAGGCCCTGATCAGCCGGCTTCAGTGGGATGGCTCCTCCGATCTCTCACCCTCTGATTCAGGTTCCTCCAAGACGAGTGAGAATCAGGGATGGGGTCTAG GTACCAACAGCTCCGAGTCACggaaaaccaagaaaaagaaatcccatcTGAGCCTGGTAGGGACTGCCTCTGGCCTGGGCTCcaacaagaagaaaaagccaAAGCCTCCGGCACCCCCGACGCCCAGCATCTACGATGACATCAACTGA
- the ATXN7L3 gene encoding ataxin-7-like protein 3 isoform X1 has protein sequence MKMEEMSLSGLDNSKLEAIAQEIYADLVEDSCLGFCFEVHRAVKCGYFFLDDTDPDSMKDFEIVDQPGLDIFGQVFNQWKSKECVCPNCSRSIAASRFAPHLEKCLGMGRNSSRIANRRIANSNNMNKSESDQEDNDDINDNDWSYGSEKKAKKRKSDKLWYLPFQNPNSPRRSKSLKHKNGFSVCTSASNTLPLLFSSSGELSNSDPFKYNNSTGISYETLGPEELRSLLTTLIFLFQQCGVISEHTKKMCTRSLRCPQHTDEQRRAVRIYFLGPSAVLPEVESSLDNDSFDMTDSQALISRLQWDGSSDLSPSDSGSSKTSENQGWGLGTNSSESRKTKKKKSHLSLVGTASGLGSNKKKKPKPPAPPTPSIYDDIN, from the exons gaaATGTCTTTGTCTGGCCTGGATAACAGCAAACTAGAG GCCATCGCTCAGGAGATATACGCGGACCTGGTCGAGGATTCTTGTTTGGGATTCTGCTTTGAGGTACACCGGGCTGTCAAGTGTGGCTATTTCTTCCTGGACGACACGGACCCTGATAGCATGAAGGATTTTG agaTCGTGGACCAGCCGGGGTTGGACATCTTTGGACAGGTTTTCAACCAGTGGAAGAGCAAGGAGTGTGTTTGCCCCAATTGCAGCCGCAGCATTGCCGCCTCCCGTTTTGCTCCCCATCTGGAGAAGTGCCTGGGAATGGGTCGGAACAGCAGTCGAATCGCCAACCGCCG GATTGCCAATAGCAACAACATGAACAAGTCTGAGAGTGACCAAGAGGATAACGATGACATCAATGACAACGACTGGTCCTATGGCTCAGAGAAGAAAG CCAAGAAGAGGAAATCAGACAAG CTATGGTATCTCCCATTCCAGAACCCCAATTCCCCTCGAAGATCCAAgtctttaaaacacaaaaatg GGTTCTCTGTCTGTACCTCTGCATCAAACACCcttccccttcttttttcttcttcaggggAACTTAGCAATTCGGATCCTTTTAAG TATAACAACTCAACTGGGATCAGCTACGAGACCCTGGGGCCGGAGGAGCTGCGTAGCCTGCTCACCACG CTTATATTCCTCTTCCAGCAATGTGGGGTGATTTCTGAACACACCAAGAAGATGTGCACAAG GTCCCTGCGCTGCCCCCAGCACACGGATGAGCAGCGGCGAGCCGTGCGGATTTATTTCCTTGGACCCTCGGC CGTCCTTCCAGAGGTCGAGAGTTCCCTGGATAATGACAGCTTTGACATGACTGACAGCCAGGCCCTGATCAGCCGGCTTCAGTGGGATGGCTCCTCCGATCTCTCACCCTCTGATTCAGGTTCCTCCAAGACGAGTGAGAATCAGGGATGGGGTCTAG GTACCAACAGCTCCGAGTCACggaaaaccaagaaaaagaaatcccatcTGAGCCTGGTAGGGACTGCCTCTGGCCTGGGCTCcaacaagaagaaaaagccaAAGCCTCCGGCACCCCCGACGCCCAGCATCTACGATGACATCAACTGA
- the ATXN7L3 gene encoding ataxin-7-like protein 3 isoform X4, with protein MKMEEMSLSGLDNSKLEAIAQEIYADLVEDSCLGFCFEVHRAVKCGYFFLDDTDPDSMKDFEIVDQPGLDIFGQVFNQWKSKECVCPNCSRSIAASRFAPHLEKCLGMGRNSSRIANRRIANSNNMNKSESDQEDNDDINDNDWSYGSEKKAKKRKSDKNPNSPRRSKSLKHKNGFSVCTSASNTLPLLFSSSGELSNSDPFKYNNSTGISYETLGPEELRSLLTTQCGVISEHTKKMCTRSLRCPQHTDEQRRAVRIYFLGPSAVLPEVESSLDNDSFDMTDSQALISRLQWDGSSDLSPSDSGSSKTSENQGWGLGTNSSESRKTKKKKSHLSLVGTASGLGSNKKKKPKPPAPPTPSIYDDIN; from the exons gaaATGTCTTTGTCTGGCCTGGATAACAGCAAACTAGAG GCCATCGCTCAGGAGATATACGCGGACCTGGTCGAGGATTCTTGTTTGGGATTCTGCTTTGAGGTACACCGGGCTGTCAAGTGTGGCTATTTCTTCCTGGACGACACGGACCCTGATAGCATGAAGGATTTTG agaTCGTGGACCAGCCGGGGTTGGACATCTTTGGACAGGTTTTCAACCAGTGGAAGAGCAAGGAGTGTGTTTGCCCCAATTGCAGCCGCAGCATTGCCGCCTCCCGTTTTGCTCCCCATCTGGAGAAGTGCCTGGGAATGGGTCGGAACAGCAGTCGAATCGCCAACCGCCG GATTGCCAATAGCAACAACATGAACAAGTCTGAGAGTGACCAAGAGGATAACGATGACATCAATGACAACGACTGGTCCTATGGCTCAGAGAAGAAAG CCAAGAAGAGGAAATCAGACAAG AACCCCAATTCCCCTCGAAGATCCAAgtctttaaaacacaaaaatg GGTTCTCTGTCTGTACCTCTGCATCAAACACCcttccccttcttttttcttcttcaggggAACTTAGCAATTCGGATCCTTTTAAG TATAACAACTCAACTGGGATCAGCTACGAGACCCTGGGGCCGGAGGAGCTGCGTAGCCTGCTCACCACG CAATGTGGGGTGATTTCTGAACACACCAAGAAGATGTGCACAAG GTCCCTGCGCTGCCCCCAGCACACGGATGAGCAGCGGCGAGCCGTGCGGATTTATTTCCTTGGACCCTCGGC CGTCCTTCCAGAGGTCGAGAGTTCCCTGGATAATGACAGCTTTGACATGACTGACAGCCAGGCCCTGATCAGCCGGCTTCAGTGGGATGGCTCCTCCGATCTCTCACCCTCTGATTCAGGTTCCTCCAAGACGAGTGAGAATCAGGGATGGGGTCTAG GTACCAACAGCTCCGAGTCACggaaaaccaagaaaaagaaatcccatcTGAGCCTGGTAGGGACTGCCTCTGGCCTGGGCTCcaacaagaagaaaaagccaAAGCCTCCGGCACCCCCGACGCCCAGCATCTACGATGACATCAACTGA
- the ATXN7L3 gene encoding ataxin-7-like protein 3 isoform X6: protein MKMEEMSLSGLDNSKLEAIAQEIYADLVEDSCLGFCFEVHRAVKCGYFFLDDTDPDSMKDFEIVDQPGLDIFGQVFNQWKSKECVCPNCSRSIAASRFAPHLEKCLGMGRNSSRIANRRIANSNNMNKSESDQEDNDDINDNDWSYGSEKKAKKRKSDKLWYLPFQNPNSPRRSKSLKHKNGELSNSDPFKYNNSTGISYETLGPEELRSLLTTQCGVISEHTKKMCTRSLRCPQHTDEQRRAVRIYFLGPSAVLPEVESSLDNDSFDMTDSQALISRLQWDGSSDLSPSDSGSSKTSENQGWGLGTNSSESRKTKKKKSHLSLVGTASGLGSNKKKKPKPPAPPTPSIYDDIN, encoded by the exons gaaATGTCTTTGTCTGGCCTGGATAACAGCAAACTAGAG GCCATCGCTCAGGAGATATACGCGGACCTGGTCGAGGATTCTTGTTTGGGATTCTGCTTTGAGGTACACCGGGCTGTCAAGTGTGGCTATTTCTTCCTGGACGACACGGACCCTGATAGCATGAAGGATTTTG agaTCGTGGACCAGCCGGGGTTGGACATCTTTGGACAGGTTTTCAACCAGTGGAAGAGCAAGGAGTGTGTTTGCCCCAATTGCAGCCGCAGCATTGCCGCCTCCCGTTTTGCTCCCCATCTGGAGAAGTGCCTGGGAATGGGTCGGAACAGCAGTCGAATCGCCAACCGCCG GATTGCCAATAGCAACAACATGAACAAGTCTGAGAGTGACCAAGAGGATAACGATGACATCAATGACAACGACTGGTCCTATGGCTCAGAGAAGAAAG CCAAGAAGAGGAAATCAGACAAG CTATGGTATCTCCCATTCCAGAACCCCAATTCCCCTCGAAGATCCAAgtctttaaaacacaaaaatg gggAACTTAGCAATTCGGATCCTTTTAAG TATAACAACTCAACTGGGATCAGCTACGAGACCCTGGGGCCGGAGGAGCTGCGTAGCCTGCTCACCACG CAATGTGGGGTGATTTCTGAACACACCAAGAAGATGTGCACAAG GTCCCTGCGCTGCCCCCAGCACACGGATGAGCAGCGGCGAGCCGTGCGGATTTATTTCCTTGGACCCTCGGC CGTCCTTCCAGAGGTCGAGAGTTCCCTGGATAATGACAGCTTTGACATGACTGACAGCCAGGCCCTGATCAGCCGGCTTCAGTGGGATGGCTCCTCCGATCTCTCACCCTCTGATTCAGGTTCCTCCAAGACGAGTGAGAATCAGGGATGGGGTCTAG GTACCAACAGCTCCGAGTCACggaaaaccaagaaaaagaaatcccatcTGAGCCTGGTAGGGACTGCCTCTGGCCTGGGCTCcaacaagaagaaaaagccaAAGCCTCCGGCACCCCCGACGCCCAGCATCTACGATGACATCAACTGA
- the ATXN7L3 gene encoding ataxin-7-like protein 3 isoform X5 codes for MKMEEMSLSGLDNSKLEAIAQEIYADLVEDSCLGFCFEVHRAVKCGYFFLDDTDPDSMKDFEIVDQPGLDIFGQVFNQWKSKECVCPNCSRSIAASRFAPHLEKCLGMGRNSSRIANRRIANSNNMNKSESDQEDNDDINDNDWSYGSEKKAKKRKSDKLWYLPFQNPNSPRRSKSLKHKNGELSNSDPFKYNNSTGISYETLGPEELRSLLTTLIFLFQQCGVISEHTKKMCTRSLRCPQHTDEQRRAVRIYFLGPSAVLPEVESSLDNDSFDMTDSQALISRLQWDGSSDLSPSDSGSSKTSENQGWGLGTNSSESRKTKKKKSHLSLVGTASGLGSNKKKKPKPPAPPTPSIYDDIN; via the exons gaaATGTCTTTGTCTGGCCTGGATAACAGCAAACTAGAG GCCATCGCTCAGGAGATATACGCGGACCTGGTCGAGGATTCTTGTTTGGGATTCTGCTTTGAGGTACACCGGGCTGTCAAGTGTGGCTATTTCTTCCTGGACGACACGGACCCTGATAGCATGAAGGATTTTG agaTCGTGGACCAGCCGGGGTTGGACATCTTTGGACAGGTTTTCAACCAGTGGAAGAGCAAGGAGTGTGTTTGCCCCAATTGCAGCCGCAGCATTGCCGCCTCCCGTTTTGCTCCCCATCTGGAGAAGTGCCTGGGAATGGGTCGGAACAGCAGTCGAATCGCCAACCGCCG GATTGCCAATAGCAACAACATGAACAAGTCTGAGAGTGACCAAGAGGATAACGATGACATCAATGACAACGACTGGTCCTATGGCTCAGAGAAGAAAG CCAAGAAGAGGAAATCAGACAAG CTATGGTATCTCCCATTCCAGAACCCCAATTCCCCTCGAAGATCCAAgtctttaaaacacaaaaatg gggAACTTAGCAATTCGGATCCTTTTAAG TATAACAACTCAACTGGGATCAGCTACGAGACCCTGGGGCCGGAGGAGCTGCGTAGCCTGCTCACCACG CTTATATTCCTCTTCCAGCAATGTGGGGTGATTTCTGAACACACCAAGAAGATGTGCACAAG GTCCCTGCGCTGCCCCCAGCACACGGATGAGCAGCGGCGAGCCGTGCGGATTTATTTCCTTGGACCCTCGGC CGTCCTTCCAGAGGTCGAGAGTTCCCTGGATAATGACAGCTTTGACATGACTGACAGCCAGGCCCTGATCAGCCGGCTTCAGTGGGATGGCTCCTCCGATCTCTCACCCTCTGATTCAGGTTCCTCCAAGACGAGTGAGAATCAGGGATGGGGTCTAG GTACCAACAGCTCCGAGTCACggaaaaccaagaaaaagaaatcccatcTGAGCCTGGTAGGGACTGCCTCTGGCCTGGGCTCcaacaagaagaaaaagccaAAGCCTCCGGCACCCCCGACGCCCAGCATCTACGATGACATCAACTGA
- the ATXN7L3 gene encoding ataxin-7-like protein 3 isoform X8 produces MKMEEMSLSGLDNSKLEAIAQEIYADLVEDSCLGFCFEVHRAVKCGYFFLDDTDPDSMKDFEIVDQPGLDIFGQVFNQWKSKECVCPNCSRSIAASRFAPHLEKCLGMGRNSSRIANRRIANSNNMNKSESDQEDNDDINDNDWSYGSEKKAKKRKSDKNPNSPRRSKSLKHKNGELSNSDPFKYNNSTGISYETLGPEELRSLLTTQCGVISEHTKKMCTRSLRCPQHTDEQRRAVRIYFLGPSAVLPEVESSLDNDSFDMTDSQALISRLQWDGSSDLSPSDSGSSKTSENQGWGLGTNSSESRKTKKKKSHLSLVGTASGLGSNKKKKPKPPAPPTPSIYDDIN; encoded by the exons gaaATGTCTTTGTCTGGCCTGGATAACAGCAAACTAGAG GCCATCGCTCAGGAGATATACGCGGACCTGGTCGAGGATTCTTGTTTGGGATTCTGCTTTGAGGTACACCGGGCTGTCAAGTGTGGCTATTTCTTCCTGGACGACACGGACCCTGATAGCATGAAGGATTTTG agaTCGTGGACCAGCCGGGGTTGGACATCTTTGGACAGGTTTTCAACCAGTGGAAGAGCAAGGAGTGTGTTTGCCCCAATTGCAGCCGCAGCATTGCCGCCTCCCGTTTTGCTCCCCATCTGGAGAAGTGCCTGGGAATGGGTCGGAACAGCAGTCGAATCGCCAACCGCCG GATTGCCAATAGCAACAACATGAACAAGTCTGAGAGTGACCAAGAGGATAACGATGACATCAATGACAACGACTGGTCCTATGGCTCAGAGAAGAAAG CCAAGAAGAGGAAATCAGACAAG AACCCCAATTCCCCTCGAAGATCCAAgtctttaaaacacaaaaatg gggAACTTAGCAATTCGGATCCTTTTAAG TATAACAACTCAACTGGGATCAGCTACGAGACCCTGGGGCCGGAGGAGCTGCGTAGCCTGCTCACCACG CAATGTGGGGTGATTTCTGAACACACCAAGAAGATGTGCACAAG GTCCCTGCGCTGCCCCCAGCACACGGATGAGCAGCGGCGAGCCGTGCGGATTTATTTCCTTGGACCCTCGGC CGTCCTTCCAGAGGTCGAGAGTTCCCTGGATAATGACAGCTTTGACATGACTGACAGCCAGGCCCTGATCAGCCGGCTTCAGTGGGATGGCTCCTCCGATCTCTCACCCTCTGATTCAGGTTCCTCCAAGACGAGTGAGAATCAGGGATGGGGTCTAG GTACCAACAGCTCCGAGTCACggaaaaccaagaaaaagaaatcccatcTGAGCCTGGTAGGGACTGCCTCTGGCCTGGGCTCcaacaagaagaaaaagccaAAGCCTCCGGCACCCCCGACGCCCAGCATCTACGATGACATCAACTGA
- the ATXN7L3 gene encoding ataxin-7-like protein 3 isoform X7 has translation MKMEEMSLSGLDNSKLEAIAQEIYADLVEDSCLGFCFEVHRAVKCGYFFLDDTDPDSMKDFEIVDQPGLDIFGQVFNQWKSKECVCPNCSRSIAASRFAPHLEKCLGMGRNSSRIANRRIANSNNMNKSESDQEDNDDINDNDWSYGSEKKAKKRKSDKNPNSPRRSKSLKHKNGELSNSDPFKYNNSTGISYETLGPEELRSLLTTLIFLFQQCGVISEHTKKMCTRSLRCPQHTDEQRRAVRIYFLGPSAVLPEVESSLDNDSFDMTDSQALISRLQWDGSSDLSPSDSGSSKTSENQGWGLGTNSSESRKTKKKKSHLSLVGTASGLGSNKKKKPKPPAPPTPSIYDDIN, from the exons gaaATGTCTTTGTCTGGCCTGGATAACAGCAAACTAGAG GCCATCGCTCAGGAGATATACGCGGACCTGGTCGAGGATTCTTGTTTGGGATTCTGCTTTGAGGTACACCGGGCTGTCAAGTGTGGCTATTTCTTCCTGGACGACACGGACCCTGATAGCATGAAGGATTTTG agaTCGTGGACCAGCCGGGGTTGGACATCTTTGGACAGGTTTTCAACCAGTGGAAGAGCAAGGAGTGTGTTTGCCCCAATTGCAGCCGCAGCATTGCCGCCTCCCGTTTTGCTCCCCATCTGGAGAAGTGCCTGGGAATGGGTCGGAACAGCAGTCGAATCGCCAACCGCCG GATTGCCAATAGCAACAACATGAACAAGTCTGAGAGTGACCAAGAGGATAACGATGACATCAATGACAACGACTGGTCCTATGGCTCAGAGAAGAAAG CCAAGAAGAGGAAATCAGACAAG AACCCCAATTCCCCTCGAAGATCCAAgtctttaaaacacaaaaatg gggAACTTAGCAATTCGGATCCTTTTAAG TATAACAACTCAACTGGGATCAGCTACGAGACCCTGGGGCCGGAGGAGCTGCGTAGCCTGCTCACCACG CTTATATTCCTCTTCCAGCAATGTGGGGTGATTTCTGAACACACCAAGAAGATGTGCACAAG GTCCCTGCGCTGCCCCCAGCACACGGATGAGCAGCGGCGAGCCGTGCGGATTTATTTCCTTGGACCCTCGGC CGTCCTTCCAGAGGTCGAGAGTTCCCTGGATAATGACAGCTTTGACATGACTGACAGCCAGGCCCTGATCAGCCGGCTTCAGTGGGATGGCTCCTCCGATCTCTCACCCTCTGATTCAGGTTCCTCCAAGACGAGTGAGAATCAGGGATGGGGTCTAG GTACCAACAGCTCCGAGTCACggaaaaccaagaaaaagaaatcccatcTGAGCCTGGTAGGGACTGCCTCTGGCCTGGGCTCcaacaagaagaaaaagccaAAGCCTCCGGCACCCCCGACGCCCAGCATCTACGATGACATCAACTGA